The following are encoded together in the Parabacteroides chongii genome:
- the kdsA gene encoding 3-deoxy-8-phosphooctulonate synthase, which produces MITVNDFKNKDNFFLMAGPCVIEGEDMALRIAEKVVGITEKLNIPYIFKGSYRKANRSRLDSFTGIGDEKALKILRKVSETFNVPTVTDIHETHEAAMAAEYVDVLQIPAFLCRQTDLLVAAAKTGKIVNIKKGQFLSPGAMQFAVQKVADAGNDNVMITERGTTFGYTDLVVDYRGIPQMQEFGYPVIMDVTHSLQQPNQTSGVTGGLPALIETIAKAAIAVGTDGLFIETHPEPAKAKSDGANMLQLDLLEGLLTRLVRIREAVR; this is translated from the coding sequence ATGATAACAGTTAACGATTTTAAGAATAAAGACAACTTCTTCCTGATGGCCGGTCCGTGTGTGATCGAAGGGGAAGATATGGCTCTGCGCATTGCAGAAAAGGTTGTGGGCATCACCGAAAAGCTGAATATCCCTTACATCTTTAAAGGTTCATACCGCAAGGCTAACCGCTCCCGCCTGGACTCATTTACCGGGATCGGCGATGAGAAAGCCTTGAAGATCTTACGCAAGGTCAGCGAAACTTTCAACGTTCCGACCGTTACGGATATCCATGAAACACACGAAGCAGCCATGGCTGCCGAATATGTCGATGTCCTTCAGATCCCGGCTTTCCTCTGCCGTCAGACCGACCTGTTGGTTGCCGCAGCGAAGACCGGAAAGATTGTCAATATCAAAAAAGGCCAGTTCCTTTCTCCAGGAGCCATGCAGTTTGCCGTACAGAAAGTGGCCGATGCAGGAAATGACAACGTTATGATCACCGAACGAGGCACAACATTCGGCTACACAGACCTGGTTGTCGACTATCGCGGAATCCCTCAGATGCAGGAATTCGGTTATCCGGTCATCATGGATGTCACCCATTCCTTACAACAACCCAACCAGACATCGGGTGTCACAGGAGGTCTGCCCGCCCTGATCGAGACAATAGCGAAAGCAGCCATTGCCGTAGGAACCGACGGACTATTCATCGAAACTCACCCGGAGCCTGCTAAAGCAAAATCCGACGGAGCGAACATGTTACAGTTAGACTTGCTGGAAGGTCTGTTAACCCGATTAGTACGTATCCGGGAAGCGGTTAGATAA
- a CDS encoding Crp/Fnr family transcriptional regulator: MVKQQKEEVDLSASLAEVWRVLTEKERDILRNNSTIQHFKRNELIYCEGDEPRDMMCLLKGKVKIFKEGVGGRSQIIRMIKPVQYFGYRANFAQENYLTNASAFEASVVCLIPMTVVTELLMGNPNLAMFFIRQLSFDLGVADERTVNLTQKHIRGRLAESLLFLKDSYGLEEDGATLSIYLSREDLANLSNMTTSNAIRTLSTFVAERIIAIDGRKIKLIDEDKLKKISKMG, from the coding sequence GTGGTTAAGCAACAAAAAGAAGAGGTCGATCTGTCGGCCAGTTTAGCAGAAGTATGGAGAGTTCTGACCGAAAAGGAACGGGACATTCTCCGTAATAATTCGACGATCCAGCATTTCAAACGTAACGAGTTGATCTATTGCGAGGGCGACGAACCAAGGGACATGATGTGCTTACTGAAAGGCAAAGTGAAAATCTTTAAGGAAGGTGTCGGCGGTCGTAGCCAGATCATCCGGATGATCAAGCCTGTACAGTATTTTGGTTATCGTGCTAACTTTGCTCAGGAAAACTATCTGACGAATGCGTCTGCATTTGAGGCATCTGTTGTTTGTCTGATACCGATGACGGTTGTTACTGAGCTGTTGATGGGTAACCCGAACCTGGCCATGTTCTTTATTCGCCAGTTATCGTTTGACCTGGGGGTTGCGGACGAACGTACCGTTAACCTGACGCAGAAGCATATCCGGGGTCGTCTGGCAGAATCTTTGTTATTCCTGAAAGATAGTTATGGATTGGAAGAGGACGGGGCTACTTTGAGTATTTACCTGTCGCGTGAAGATTTGGCAAATTTGTCGAATATGACCACTTCCAATGCGATCCGTACTTTATCTACTTTTGTGGCTGAGCGTATCATCGCTATCGACGGTCGGAAGATCAAGCTGATAGATGAGGATAAGCTTAAGAAGATCAGTAAAATGGGATAA